GCCCCCGCCGGGCAGAGTGCACCCGTACACGTACTACTCACCAGTACGCCATGGAGCGAGGAGCACCCGTGACCACCTGGGTCGGCCGCACCGCCACCGAGATCGCCGCCGCCGTCCGCGAACAGCGGGTCACACCGCGCGAGGTGGTGGCCGAACACCTCGCCCGGATCGAGCGGTTCGACGGCAGGGTCGGCGCCTTCCGCACCGTCCGCGCCGACGCGGCGCTCGCCGAGGCGGACGAGCTGCTCTCCCGGGATCTCGGGCAACTCCCCCTCGCGGGAGTGCCAGTGGCGGTGAAGGACAACCTCGCGGTGTGCGGCGAGGCGAACCGCAATGGTTCCGCCGCGACCCCGGACACCCCCGCGGGCGAGGACCACGTCACGGTGGCCCGGCTGCGCGCGGCCGGCGCCGTGGTGGTGGGACTGACGAACGTGCCCGAGCTGTGCGTGTTCGGCACCACGGAGGGGGTGCACGGCACCGCCCGGAACCCGTGGGACCTGTCCCGGACGGCGGGTGGTTCGTCCGGCGGGAGCGCCGCGGCGGTGGCCGCCGGGATGGTGCCCCTCGCGCTCGGCAACGACGGGATGGGCTCCCTGCGGATCCCGGCCGCGAACTGCGGCCTCGTCGCCCTCAAACCGGGCCACGGCGTGGTCCCGGCCGGGATCGGCCACGGCGACTGGTTCGGCATGTCGGAGAACGGGCCCCTGGCCACGACGGTCGAGGACGCCCGGCTGATGTTCTCCGTCCTGGCCGACACCGAGCAGCCGCCGCCCGCGGAGCCCGTCACCCGCAGCATCGCCGTCTCGGTGCGCAGCCCGCTGGCCGGTGTGCGGGTCACGCGACCGTATACGATCGCGGCCCGCCAGGCGGCCGCACTGCTGTCCGAGGCGGGGCACCGGGTACGGCCCGCGAACCCGCCGTACCCGGTCTGGCTGAGCACGACCTCGCTCGCGCACTGGACGGCGGGCACGGCGGTGGACGCCGAGGACCTCGACCCGCGCCGGCTGGCCCGGCGCACCCGGGTGCACGCGGCCGTCGGGCGCCGCTTCGTGACCGGGGTCCGCACGGGAGTCCGGCGCGAGCAGCTGCGCGCGCGGCTTGCGCCGTTCTTCGCGGAGCACGACGTACTGCTCACTCCGGCACTGGCCCGCCGCAGCCCCGCCTCCGTGGCCTGGCACGAGCGGGGCTGGCTGCGCAACATCCTGGCCAACACGGCCTATTCGCCGATGACTCCGCCGTGGAACCTCACCGGCTGGCCCGCGATGGCGGTCCCGTTCGGCACCCTGCCGAACGGCGCCCCCTGCGCCGTACAGCTCGTCGGCCGTCCCGGCTCCGAGGCGGCGCTGCTGGACGTGGCGGGACAGCTGGAGGTACTGAACCCGTGGCGACGTACGGCGCGGCTGGACTAGGCGGCGCGGGAGGCGTCCCGAGCGGGGGGACTCGGCGTCGCCGCGTCTCCGGGGGCTCGACCGCGCCGGAGAACACGGGAGCCGCGGCCGGTGGCCGGCCGCGGCTGTTCCGACGGGTATGGGCGTGAACCGTGCACGCCCATACCGCCGGCGATCGCGATGGACCGATCCCGGCGTCGGTCAGTCGACGCTGGGGAGGATGTGGGGCTCGGCGAGGTCGTCCTCGTAGCCCGCGAGGCGGATCGGGGCGGACCTGGCCCACACGTCCAGGCTGCCGAGCTTGATGTCGGCACCGCCGGCGCGCTCCGTGCGTTCCTTGGGGCGCTGATCGCGATTCGTCTTCTCTGGTGTCACCGCGCACTCCTTATGTGTCGGGTCACCCTCGGGACGTGCGGTCCGGTCTGCCCGGTCTCCTGACGTCCGCTCGGGTATGAGTCGAAGGCAGTTAGGGACGCGGTGGCGCCGGTAACTCGGGTGAGAGCAGGCCGTGGTGACCGGCTTGTCCCGGGACGGACCGTGGGTGTGGGTGGACCCCAGTAAGGCTGCCCGTCGGCTACAGGGTAACCAAATGAGCAGGTGACTGCTCGATGGGGCCGAAAACTTCGCGTTACCGTCGCGGGTCGCCCTGGTCCCATCAGGCCCCGATCTGCGGTGATTTGAAACACGATGCCCTCTTCGCCGCCACCCATTCGGCTCAATACCGACCACAGGGGAGGGCATCAGGACGTGTCAGGGGCCAGCCTGAAGTCACCGGCGGCCGACGGGCGTCGCTCCGACCGGGCCTCTCCGGAGGCGGTGCGCAGTTCAGATCCCGTTGGCCGGTTCGCAAGGAGGGCATGGTGAGCTGACCCCCGGCACAGGCTTTCTCGTGGGAGGACCGGCGCATGGAACTGCGCGGCGTCGACGATCTGATGGATCTGCTGCACGCCTGCCGGGGCGCGTGGGACACCCCGGACCGGAGCGGCGACCCGGTCGATCTGCACGATCACGGGCTGCAGACCGCCGCGCTGCTGCGCCGGGAACGCCCCAGCGACAAGGAGCTCCAGGTCGCCGGCCTCGTGCACGACATCGGGCATCTGCTCAGGCCGGGCGACGACGCCGGGCACGCCGACCACGCGGCCGAGGCGCTACGGCCGCTGCTCGGCGACCGGGTCGCCCGCCTCGTCCGGCTGCACGTGGCGGCGAAGCGCTATCTGGCGACCACGTCGCCGGGCCGCGGGCTGTCCCCGCAGAGCGCGCTGACGCTGACCGCCCAGGGCGGCGCCATGAGCCCGCGGGAGGTGGCCGCGTTCGAGCAGGACCCGCTGGCCGAGGACGCGGTGACCCTGCGGCAGGCGGACGACGCGGGAAAGGTCGTCGGCCTGGACGCGGGCGTCATGGAGGACTGGCGCAATGTGCTGGAACGGGTGGCGTCCCGCGCGGCCCGCCT
The window above is part of the Streptomyces sp. NBC_01428 genome. Proteins encoded here:
- a CDS encoding HD domain-containing protein, translated to MELRGVDDLMDLLHACRGAWDTPDRSGDPVDLHDHGLQTAALLRRERPSDKELQVAGLVHDIGHLLRPGDDAGHADHAAEALRPLLGDRVARLVRLHVAAKRYLATTSPGRGLSPQSALTLTAQGGAMSPREVAAFEQDPLAEDAVTLRQADDAGKVVGLDAGVMEDWRNVLERVASRAARLDSVD
- a CDS encoding amidase, which encodes MTTWVGRTATEIAAAVREQRVTPREVVAEHLARIERFDGRVGAFRTVRADAALAEADELLSRDLGQLPLAGVPVAVKDNLAVCGEANRNGSAATPDTPAGEDHVTVARLRAAGAVVVGLTNVPELCVFGTTEGVHGTARNPWDLSRTAGGSSGGSAAAVAAGMVPLALGNDGMGSLRIPAANCGLVALKPGHGVVPAGIGHGDWFGMSENGPLATTVEDARLMFSVLADTEQPPPAEPVTRSIAVSVRSPLAGVRVTRPYTIAARQAAALLSEAGHRVRPANPPYPVWLSTTSLAHWTAGTAVDAEDLDPRRLARRTRVHAAVGRRFVTGVRTGVRREQLRARLAPFFAEHDVLLTPALARRSPASVAWHERGWLRNILANTAYSPMTPPWNLTGWPAMAVPFGTLPNGAPCAVQLVGRPGSEAALLDVAGQLEVLNPWRRTARLD